The proteins below come from a single Chiloscyllium punctatum isolate Juve2018m chromosome 20, sChiPun1.3, whole genome shotgun sequence genomic window:
- the sparc gene encoding SPARC has translation MRAWIVLLFCLAGKALAAPEGLVAEVEVVEETEEALPVGANPVQIDTGDFEDSEDDTKKEIEVENPCENFHCKRGKVCEADENNEPMCVCQDPSTCPPSSVEFEKVCGTDNKTYDSACQLFATKCTLEGTKKGHKLHLDYIGPCKFIQECIDSELAEFPLRMRDWLKNVLVTLYERDNEETNLLTEKQKMKVKKMYENEKRLQAGEHSLDLLAHDFEKNYNMFIFPVHWQFGQLDQHPADKYLSHSELAPLRAPLVPMEHCTTRFFQKCDADNDKYIALEEWATCFGIKEEDIDGNLLI, from the exons ATGAGGGCTTGGATCGTTCTTCTCTTTTGCCTTGCAGGCAAGGCACTGGCTGCTCCT GAAGGCCTTGTGGCTGAAGTGGAAGTTGTTGAGGAAACAGAAGAG GCATTGCCAGTTGGAGCAAACCCAGTCCAGATTGATACAGGAGATTTTGAAGATTCTGAAGATGATaccaagaaggaaattgaagttgaGA ACCCCTGTGAAAACTTCCACTGCAAACGAGGAAAGGTCTGTGAGGCTGACGAGAACAATGAGCCCATGTGTGTCTGCCAGGATCCATCAACGTGCCCACCCAGCTCAGTTGAATTTGAAAAG GTCTGTGGCACTGACAACAAGACCTATGACAGTGCCTGCCAGCTCTTTGCCACTAAGTGCACATTGGAGGGAACAAAGAAGGGCCACAAGCTCCACTTGGACTACATTGGACCATGCAAAT TCATCCAGGAATGCATTGATAGTGAGTTGGCTGAGTTCCCTCTGCGTATGCGTGACTGGCTGAAGAATGTTCTGGTGACCCTTTATGAGCGTGATAATGAGGAAACCAACCTCCTCACTGAAAAGCAGAAGATGAAG GTGAAGAAGATGTATGAAAATGAAAAGCGTCTGCAGGCTGGAGAACATTCCTTGGACCTTCTGGCTCATGACTTTGAGAAGAACTACAACATGTTCATTTTCCCTGTTCACTGGCAATTCGGCCAACTTGATCAACACCCAGCCGATAA ATACCTTTCACACTCTGAGCTGGCTCCCCTGCGTGCTCCCCTTGTTCCAATGGAGCACTGCACCACTCGCTTCTTCCAGAAATGTGATGCAGACAATGACAAATACATTGCCCTTGAAGAGTGGGCCACATGTTTTGGGATCAAAGAGG AGGATATTGACGGCAACCTTCTGATATAA